The Arachis hypogaea cultivar Tifrunner chromosome 19, arahy.Tifrunner.gnm2.J5K5, whole genome shotgun sequence genome has a window encoding:
- the LOC112777135 gene encoding putative disease resistance protein At4g11170 isoform X1, whose translation MFQNPRTLACKMRYIGLIVCVIAICIAIIAQKFDAEIPVEENTPPSYPEGSSPTHDTKFDVFISFSGKDIREGLLSHLTKALRQKQIVTFVDTKLEQGGEISQELLQAIEKSLISLVVFSENYAFSTWCLDELVKIMECRREKGQIVLPVFYRVEPSHVRHQKGVFSTAFAQQEKRFGKEKAQTWRSAFQEAANISGFHSAKFGNDAELIEEIIQSVNARLKNMRQFSSKGLFGIAKSISRVESLLRQEPESVRVIGIWGMGGFGKTTVAEVVYNLLRDEYESVVFLRNVREVSLRHGIIYLKNELFSKLLGENLEIDTQYGLPTYVERRIGRMKVLIVLDDVNQSEQFEILVGTPQSFGSGSRIIVTTRDRQVLAKYAHANDTYKVEPLESDEALQLFNLIAFQQNEVVEKEYRVLAERVVDHAKGIPLVLKTLGHLLHGKEKWIWESELEKLGKIPNKKVFDMMRLSYDELDRQEKSMLLDIACFFDGMKLKVKYLESLLKHGNFPVPAALKRLEDISFITISKEDVVTMHDIVQEMAWEIVRQESIEDPGNYSRIWNPEDIYQVLKNNQGSEAIRSINFSYSKATVRDMQLSPQVFSKMSKLRFLDFYGEQHLLHFPEGLQQLPSRLRYLRWTYYPLKSLPKKFSAEKLVILELPYSQVEKLWYGIQNLVNLKVLKAPYSSQLKEFPDLSKATNLEILDLKYCLRLTRVHPSVFSLNKLETLDLSWCSQLARLETNAHLKSLRFLSLYHCKRLNKFSVISENMTELDLRHTSIRELPSSFGCQSKLEKLHLANSEVKKMPDSMKLLTSLKYLDISDCKNLQTLKELPLSIETLDADNCTSLKAVFFPNASEQLKENKKKAVFWNCLKLENKSLHAVTLNAHINMVRFSNQYLSAIEHDNVDNSNEDPEASYVYPGSEVPKWLDYQTNMDHLTVNLSSAPYAPKLGFILCFIVPAVPSEGFRLMFTISGDDQEEDDVNEVRLYVDRPRKEISCDHVILIYDQRCSSFLNNRGQNRRMFNIKVSVVSLSMTSEYVAVELKGFGVHPVNPLEYPSFISFIKRMEQLGYYTTAATVNPVSPWNGIRSWFGAHNWG comes from the exons ATGTTTCAAAATCCAAGGACATTAGCTTGTAAAATGAGATATATTGGATTAATTGTTTGTGTAATAGCAATCTGTATTGCAATTATCGCTCAGAAATTTGATGCAGAGATACCGGTAGAAGAAAATACTCCTCCTTCGTATCCAGAGGGATCATCACCAACTCATGACACGAAGTTTGATGTGTTCATCAGCTTCAGTGGCAAAGACATTCGGGAAGGTTTGCTCAGCCATCTCACCAAGGCATTACGGCAGAAACAAATCGTCACCTTCGTTGACACCAAGCTCGAGCAAGGCGGCGAAATCTCGCAAGAGCTTCTCCAAGCAATTGAAAAGTCGTTGATCTCGTTAGTTGTGTTCTCAGAGAACTATGCGTTCTCGACTTGGTGTTTGGATGAGCTGGTCAAGATTATGGAGTGTAGAAGAGAAAAAGGACAAATTGTTTTACCGGTTTTCTACAGAGTGGAACCGTCTCATGTGAGACATCAAAAGGGCGTTTTTTCTACTGCCTTTGCTCAACAAGAGAAAAGGTTTGGCAAGGAAAAGGCACAAACATGGAGATCTGCTTTTCAGGAAGCTGCTAATATTTCAGGCTTTCATTCAGCAAAATTCGG GAATGATGCTGAGCTTATTGAAGAAATCATCCAATCAGTGAACGCTAGGTTGAAAAATATGCGCCAGTTTTCCTCAAAAGGACTCTTCGGAATTGCTAAATCAATTTCTCGTGTTGAATCATTGCTTCGCCAAGAGCCAGAGAGCGTCCGTGTGATTGGAATTTGGGGCATGGGTGGTTTCGGAAAGACAACCGTTGCAGAAGTAGTTTATAACCTACTTCGTGATGAATACGAAAGCGTTGTTTTTCTACGAAACGTAAGGGAAGTATCATTGAGACATGGAATTATTTACTTGAAGAATGAACTCTTTTCTAAACTCTTAGGCGAAAATCTTGAAATTGACACACAATATGGATTGCCTACTTATGTTGAGAGGAGAATTGGCCGCATGAAGGTTCTTATTGTTCTTGATGATGTTAATCAATCAGAGCAGTTTGAAATTCTAGTTGGAACCCCGCAAAGTTTTGGATCAGGTAGTAGAATTATTGTAACTACCAGAGATAGGCAAGTGCTTGCGAAATATGCTCATGCTAATGATACATACAAGGTTGAACCATTGGAATCTGATGAAGCACTTCAGCTTTTCAATTTGATTGCGTTTCAACAAAATGAAGTTGTTGAAAAGGAGTATCGTGTGTTAGCAGAGAGGGTGGTGGATCATGCCAAAGGGATTCCACTGGTTCTTAAGACTTTGGGTCATTTACTTCATGGAAAAGAAAAGTGGATATGGGAAAGTGAATTAGAGAAACTTGGGAAGATTCCGAATAAGAAGGTTTTTGATATGATGAGGCTGAGTTATGATGAGTTGGATCGCCAAGAGAAATCAATGCTTTTGGACATTGCATGCTTTTTTGATGGAATGAAGTTGAAAGTGAAGTACTTAGAGAGTTTGTTAAAGCATGGGAATTTTCCAGTTCCTGCAGCATTGAAAAGACTTGAAGATATATCTTTCATAACCATTTCTAAAGAGGATGTAGTGACAATGCATGATATTGTACAAGAAATGGCTTGGGAGATTGTTCGCCAAGAATCTATTGAAGACCCTGGTAACTATAGTCGAATTTGGAATCCTGAGGACATTTATCAAGTACTGAAAAATAATCAG GGGAGTGAGGCCATTAGAAGCATAAACTTCAGCTATTCCAAAGCAACAGTTAGGGACATGCAGTTAAGTCCTCAAGTATTTTCTAAGATGAGTAAGCTGCGATTTCTTGACTTTTATGGGGAACAACACCTCTTACACTTTCCCGAGGGGCTTCAACAGTTGCCAAGTCGACTCAGATATCTTCGTTGGACTTATTACCCTCTCAAATCATTACCAAAGAAATTTTCTGCTGAGAAGCTAGTTATATTGGAACTACCTTATAGTCAAGTGGAAAAGCTTTGGTATGGGATCCAG AATCTTGTGAATTTGAAGGTCCTTAAGGCTCCATATTCCTCACAGTTGAAGGAGTTTCCAGACTTATCAAAAGCCACCAATCTCGAGATATTGGATCTCAAATATTGTCTCCGCTTGACTCGTGTCCATCCATCTGTCTTCTCCCTCAACAAGCTTGAGACATTGGATCTAAGCTGGTGCTCTCAACTTGCCAGACTTGAAACTAATGCTCACTTGAAATCCCTTCGTTTTCTGAGCCTCTATCACTGCAAAAGATTGAACAAATTTTCAGTGATATCAGAAAACATGACAGAACTGGATTTGCGACACACATCCATCCGAGAATTGCCCTCATCCTTCGGATGCCAAAGCAAACTCGAAAAGCTTCATCTAGCAAACTCCGAAgtaaagaagatgcctgataGCATGAAGCTTCTCACAAGTCTGAAATATCTTGACATAAGTGATTGCAAGAATCTTCAAACTCTAAAGGAGCTTCCCCTCTCCATAGAAACATTAGATGCAGATAACTGCACATCATTGAAGGCTGTGTTTTTCCCAAATGCGAGTGAACAGCTgaaggaaaacaagaaaaaggCTGTATTCTGGAACTGCTTGAAGTTGGAAAATAAATCTCTCCATGCTGTCACATTGAATGCTCATATCAACATGGTGAGATTTTCAAACCAATATTTGTCTGCAATAGAACATGACAATGTAGACAATTCTAATGAAGACCCTGAAGCCTCTTATGTTTATCCCGGGAGCGAAGTTCCAAAATGGCTTGACTATCAAACAAATATGGATCACCTTACTGTTAATCTCTCTTCAGCTCCATATGCACCCAAATTAGGCTTCATTTTATGCTTCATTGTTCCTGCAGTACCATCAGAGGGTTTTAGGCTGATGTTTACAATCAGTGGTGACGATCAAGAGGAAGACGATGTCAACGAAGTCAGGTTGTACGTGGACAGACCAAGGAAGGAGATTTCATGCGATCATGTGATTCTAATATACGACCAACGTTGTAGTAGCTTCCTAAATAACAGAGGTCAAAATCGAAGAATGTTTAACATCAAGGTCTCAGTTGTGTCACTATCCATGACATCAGAGTATGTGGCAGTGGAGTTGAAAGGGTTTGGAGTGCACCCAGTAAACCCATTAGAATATCCAAGTTTCATTAGTTTTATTAAAAGAATGGAACAGTTGGGTTATTATACTACTGCTGCTACTGTCAACCCGGTTTCACCATGGAATGGAATTAGGTCGTGGTTTGGAGCTCACAATTGGGGATGA
- the LOC112777135 gene encoding putative disease resistance protein At4g11170 isoform X2, translating to MFQNPRTLACKMRYIGLIVCVIAICIAIIAQKFDAEIPVEENTPPSYPEGSSPTHDTKFDVFISFSGKDIREGLLSHLTKALRQKQIVTFVDTKLEQGGEISQELLQAIEKSLISLVVFSENYAFSTWCLDELVKIMECRREKGQIVLPVFYRVEPSHVRHQKGVFSTAFAQQEKRFGKEKAQTWRSAFQEAANISGFHSAKFGNDAELIEEIIQSVNARLKNMRQFSSKGLFGIAKSISRVESLLRQEPESVRVIGIWGMGGFGKTTVAEVVYNLLRDEYESVVFLRNVREVSLRHGIIYLKNELFSKLLGENLEIDTQYGLPTYVERRIGRMKVLIVLDDVNQSEQFEILVGTPQSFGSGSRIIVTTRDRQVLAKYAHANDTYKVEPLESDEALQLFNLIAFQQNEVVEKEYRVLAERVVDHAKGIPLVLKTLGHLLHGKEKWIWESELEKLGKIPNKKVFDMMRLSYDELDRQEKSMLLDIACFFDGMKLKVKYLESLLKHGNFPVPAALKRLEDISFITISKEDVVTMHDIVQEMAWEIVRQESIEDPGNYSRIWNPEDIYQVLKNNQGSEAIRSINFSYSKATVRDMQLSPQVFSKMSKLRFLDFYGEQHLLHFPEGLQQLPSRLRYLRWTYYPLKSLPKKFSAEKLVILELPYSQVEKLWYGIQLKEFPDLSKATNLEILDLKYCLRLTRVHPSVFSLNKLETLDLSWCSQLARLETNAHLKSLRFLSLYHCKRLNKFSVISENMTELDLRHTSIRELPSSFGCQSKLEKLHLANSEVKKMPDSMKLLTSLKYLDISDCKNLQTLKELPLSIETLDADNCTSLKAVFFPNASEQLKENKKKAVFWNCLKLENKSLHAVTLNAHINMVRFSNQYLSAIEHDNVDNSNEDPEASYVYPGSEVPKWLDYQTNMDHLTVNLSSAPYAPKLGFILCFIVPAVPSEGFRLMFTISGDDQEEDDVNEVRLYVDRPRKEISCDHVILIYDQRCSSFLNNRGQNRRMFNIKVSVVSLSMTSEYVAVELKGFGVHPVNPLEYPSFISFIKRMEQLGYYTTAATVNPVSPWNGIRSWFGAHNWG from the exons ATGTTTCAAAATCCAAGGACATTAGCTTGTAAAATGAGATATATTGGATTAATTGTTTGTGTAATAGCAATCTGTATTGCAATTATCGCTCAGAAATTTGATGCAGAGATACCGGTAGAAGAAAATACTCCTCCTTCGTATCCAGAGGGATCATCACCAACTCATGACACGAAGTTTGATGTGTTCATCAGCTTCAGTGGCAAAGACATTCGGGAAGGTTTGCTCAGCCATCTCACCAAGGCATTACGGCAGAAACAAATCGTCACCTTCGTTGACACCAAGCTCGAGCAAGGCGGCGAAATCTCGCAAGAGCTTCTCCAAGCAATTGAAAAGTCGTTGATCTCGTTAGTTGTGTTCTCAGAGAACTATGCGTTCTCGACTTGGTGTTTGGATGAGCTGGTCAAGATTATGGAGTGTAGAAGAGAAAAAGGACAAATTGTTTTACCGGTTTTCTACAGAGTGGAACCGTCTCATGTGAGACATCAAAAGGGCGTTTTTTCTACTGCCTTTGCTCAACAAGAGAAAAGGTTTGGCAAGGAAAAGGCACAAACATGGAGATCTGCTTTTCAGGAAGCTGCTAATATTTCAGGCTTTCATTCAGCAAAATTCGG GAATGATGCTGAGCTTATTGAAGAAATCATCCAATCAGTGAACGCTAGGTTGAAAAATATGCGCCAGTTTTCCTCAAAAGGACTCTTCGGAATTGCTAAATCAATTTCTCGTGTTGAATCATTGCTTCGCCAAGAGCCAGAGAGCGTCCGTGTGATTGGAATTTGGGGCATGGGTGGTTTCGGAAAGACAACCGTTGCAGAAGTAGTTTATAACCTACTTCGTGATGAATACGAAAGCGTTGTTTTTCTACGAAACGTAAGGGAAGTATCATTGAGACATGGAATTATTTACTTGAAGAATGAACTCTTTTCTAAACTCTTAGGCGAAAATCTTGAAATTGACACACAATATGGATTGCCTACTTATGTTGAGAGGAGAATTGGCCGCATGAAGGTTCTTATTGTTCTTGATGATGTTAATCAATCAGAGCAGTTTGAAATTCTAGTTGGAACCCCGCAAAGTTTTGGATCAGGTAGTAGAATTATTGTAACTACCAGAGATAGGCAAGTGCTTGCGAAATATGCTCATGCTAATGATACATACAAGGTTGAACCATTGGAATCTGATGAAGCACTTCAGCTTTTCAATTTGATTGCGTTTCAACAAAATGAAGTTGTTGAAAAGGAGTATCGTGTGTTAGCAGAGAGGGTGGTGGATCATGCCAAAGGGATTCCACTGGTTCTTAAGACTTTGGGTCATTTACTTCATGGAAAAGAAAAGTGGATATGGGAAAGTGAATTAGAGAAACTTGGGAAGATTCCGAATAAGAAGGTTTTTGATATGATGAGGCTGAGTTATGATGAGTTGGATCGCCAAGAGAAATCAATGCTTTTGGACATTGCATGCTTTTTTGATGGAATGAAGTTGAAAGTGAAGTACTTAGAGAGTTTGTTAAAGCATGGGAATTTTCCAGTTCCTGCAGCATTGAAAAGACTTGAAGATATATCTTTCATAACCATTTCTAAAGAGGATGTAGTGACAATGCATGATATTGTACAAGAAATGGCTTGGGAGATTGTTCGCCAAGAATCTATTGAAGACCCTGGTAACTATAGTCGAATTTGGAATCCTGAGGACATTTATCAAGTACTGAAAAATAATCAG GGGAGTGAGGCCATTAGAAGCATAAACTTCAGCTATTCCAAAGCAACAGTTAGGGACATGCAGTTAAGTCCTCAAGTATTTTCTAAGATGAGTAAGCTGCGATTTCTTGACTTTTATGGGGAACAACACCTCTTACACTTTCCCGAGGGGCTTCAACAGTTGCCAAGTCGACTCAGATATCTTCGTTGGACTTATTACCCTCTCAAATCATTACCAAAGAAATTTTCTGCTGAGAAGCTAGTTATATTGGAACTACCTTATAGTCAAGTGGAAAAGCTTTGGTATGGGATCCAG TTGAAGGAGTTTCCAGACTTATCAAAAGCCACCAATCTCGAGATATTGGATCTCAAATATTGTCTCCGCTTGACTCGTGTCCATCCATCTGTCTTCTCCCTCAACAAGCTTGAGACATTGGATCTAAGCTGGTGCTCTCAACTTGCCAGACTTGAAACTAATGCTCACTTGAAATCCCTTCGTTTTCTGAGCCTCTATCACTGCAAAAGATTGAACAAATTTTCAGTGATATCAGAAAACATGACAGAACTGGATTTGCGACACACATCCATCCGAGAATTGCCCTCATCCTTCGGATGCCAAAGCAAACTCGAAAAGCTTCATCTAGCAAACTCCGAAgtaaagaagatgcctgataGCATGAAGCTTCTCACAAGTCTGAAATATCTTGACATAAGTGATTGCAAGAATCTTCAAACTCTAAAGGAGCTTCCCCTCTCCATAGAAACATTAGATGCAGATAACTGCACATCATTGAAGGCTGTGTTTTTCCCAAATGCGAGTGAACAGCTgaaggaaaacaagaaaaaggCTGTATTCTGGAACTGCTTGAAGTTGGAAAATAAATCTCTCCATGCTGTCACATTGAATGCTCATATCAACATGGTGAGATTTTCAAACCAATATTTGTCTGCAATAGAACATGACAATGTAGACAATTCTAATGAAGACCCTGAAGCCTCTTATGTTTATCCCGGGAGCGAAGTTCCAAAATGGCTTGACTATCAAACAAATATGGATCACCTTACTGTTAATCTCTCTTCAGCTCCATATGCACCCAAATTAGGCTTCATTTTATGCTTCATTGTTCCTGCAGTACCATCAGAGGGTTTTAGGCTGATGTTTACAATCAGTGGTGACGATCAAGAGGAAGACGATGTCAACGAAGTCAGGTTGTACGTGGACAGACCAAGGAAGGAGATTTCATGCGATCATGTGATTCTAATATACGACCAACGTTGTAGTAGCTTCCTAAATAACAGAGGTCAAAATCGAAGAATGTTTAACATCAAGGTCTCAGTTGTGTCACTATCCATGACATCAGAGTATGTGGCAGTGGAGTTGAAAGGGTTTGGAGTGCACCCAGTAAACCCATTAGAATATCCAAGTTTCATTAGTTTTATTAAAAGAATGGAACAGTTGGGTTATTATACTACTGCTGCTACTGTCAACCCGGTTTCACCATGGAATGGAATTAGGTCGTGGTTTGGAGCTCACAATTGGGGATGA